A portion of the Meleagris gallopavo isolate NT-WF06-2002-E0010 breed Aviagen turkey brand Nicholas breeding stock chromosome 16, Turkey_5.1, whole genome shotgun sequence genome contains these proteins:
- the NT5M gene encoding 5'(3')-deoxyribonucleotidase, mitochondrial: MILLSSILHLRPRHCGPLAGLGRGSGPTAGSRRALRVLVDMDGVLADFEGGFLKKFRARYPDKPYIALEDRRGFWVSEQYGRLAAELSEKAISIWESKNFFIELDPLPGAVEAVKQMSNLADTDVFICTSPIKKYRYCPYEKYAWVEKHFGPEFLEQIVLTRDKTVVSADLLIDDRPDITGAEMNPSWEHVLFTACHNKHLQLEPPRRRLQSWSDDWRAILDSKRLPLGHVA; the protein is encoded by the exons ATGATTTTGCTGAGCAGCATCTTGCACCTGCGGCCCCGGCACTGCGGTCCCTtggcagggctgggcagggggTCCGGCCCCACAGCAGGGTCCCGCAGGGCGCTGCGCGTGCTGGTGGACATGGATGGGGTCCTGGCTGACTTCGAAGGAGGATTCCTCAAGAAGTTCAGGGCCAGGTATCCCGACAAGCCCTACATTGCCCTGGAGGACCGGAGGGGCTTCTGGGTGTCGGAGCAATACGGGCGCCTGGCAGCTGAGCTGAGC GAGAAAGCTATCAGCATCTGGGAATCCAAGAACTTCTTCATTGAGCTGGACCCGCTCCCTGGCGCTGTGGAAGCTGTGAAGCAAATGTCAAATTTGGCAGA CACTGACGTGTTCATCTGCACAAGCCCTATCAAGAAGTACCGTTATTGCCCTTATGAGAAG TATGCCTGGGTGGAGAAGCACTTTGGCCCTGAGTTTCTGGAGCAGATTGTTCTGACACGAGATAAGACAGTGGTTTCTGCTGATCTGCTCATCGATGACAGACCTGATATAACTG GGGCCGAGATGAATCCCAGCTGGGAGCACGTGCTCTTCACTGCCTGCCACAACAAGCATCTGCAGCTGGAACCACCCAGGCGCCGGTTGCAGTCCTGGTCTGATGACTGGAGAGCCATTCTGGACAGCAAACGGCTGCCACTGGGCCACGTGGCCTAA
- the RASD1 gene encoding dexamethasone-induced Ras-related protein 1: MKLAAMIKKMCPSEAELSIPAKNCYRMVILGSSKVGKTAIVSRFLTGRFEEQYTPTIEDFHRKFYSIRGEVYQLDILDTSGNHPFPAMRRLSILTGDVFILVFSLDNRDSFEEVQRLKQQILETKSCLKNKTKENIEVPLVICGNKGDRDFYREVQPREIEQLVGADPKKCAYFEISAKKNSSLDQMFQALFAMAKLPSEMSPDLHRKVSVQYCDILHKKALKGKKLLKEGGRGSTEEAYGVVAPFARRPSVHSDLMYIREKAIGGGHGKEKDRCVIS, encoded by the exons ATGAAACTGGCAGCGATGATCAAGAAGATGTGTCCCAGCGAGGCCGAGCTGAGCATCCCCGCCAAGAACTGCTACCGAATGGTCATCCTGGGCTCCTCCAAGGTGGGCAAGACGGCCATCGTCTCGCGCTTCCTCACCGGGCGCTTTGAGGAGCAGTACACTCCCACCATCGAGGACTTCCACCGCAAGTTCTACAGCATCCGCGGTGAGGTCTACCAGCTCGACATCCTGGACACGTCGGGCAACCACCCCTTCCCCGCCATGCGGCGCCTGTCCATCCTCACAG GTGATGTTTTCATCCTCGTGTTCAGCCTGGACAACCGGGACTCCTTCGAGGAGGTGCAGCGCCTGAAGCAGCAGATCCTGGAGACCAAGTCGTGCCTGAAGAACAAAACCAAGGAGAACATCGAGGTTCCCCTGGTCATCTGCGGCAACAAAGGCGACCGGGACTTTTACCGGGAGGTGCAGCCCCGAGAGATCGAGCAGTTGGTGGGCGCAGACCCCAAGAAATGTGCCTACTTCGAGATCTCGGCCAAGAAGAACAGCAGCCTGGATCAGATGTTCCAGGCGCTCTTCGCCATGGCCAAACTGCCCAGCGAGATGAGCCCCGACCTGCACCGCAAGGTCTCGGTGCAGTACTGCGACATCCTGCACAAGAAGGCTCTGAAAGGCAAAAAGCTGCTGAAAGAGGGCGGCCGGGGCAGCACGGAGGAGGCGTACGGCGTCGTGGCTCCCTTCGCCCGCCGGCCCAGCGTCCACAGCGACCTCATGTACATCCGTGAGAAAGCCATCGGCGGAGGGCACGGCAAGGAGAAGGACCGCTGTGTGATCAGCTAG
- the MED9 gene encoding mediator of RNA polymerase II transcription subunit 9: MSLFSSLCSMDKDSQDVHQVLNELKNKFQEMRKLISAMPGISVSPEQQQQQLQNLREQVRTKNELLQKYKSLCMFEIPKE; the protein is encoded by the coding sequence atgtctctgttttcttccctctgcagcATGGACAAGGATAGCCAGGATGTTCACCAGGTGCTGAACGAGCTCAAGAACAAGTTCCAGGAGATGAGGAAGCTGATCAGTGCCATGCCTGGCATCAGTGtgagcccagagcagcagcagcagcagctgcagaacctGCGGGAGCAGGTCAGGACCAAGAATGAACTGCTGCAGAAGTACAAGAGCCTTTGCATGTTCGAAATCCCTAAGGAATAG
- the COPS3 gene encoding COP9 signalosome complex subunit 3 isoform X1 — MQMNTNQLTSIHADLCQLCLLAKCFKPALPYLDVDMMDICKENGAYDAKHFLCYYYYGGMIYTGLKNFERALYFYEQAITTPAMAVSHIMLESYKKYILVSLILLGKVQQLPKYTSQIVGRFIKPLSNAYHELAQVYSTNKPSELRNLVNKHSETFTRDNNMGLVKQCLSSLYKKNIQRLTKTFLTLSLQDMASRVQLSGPQEAEKYVLHMIEDGEIFASINQKDGMVCFHDNPEKYNNPAMLHNIDQEMLKCIELDERLKAMDQEITVNPQFVQKSMGSQEDDSGTKPSSYS, encoded by the exons ATGCAGATGAACACAAACCAGCTGACCTCAATACATGCAGATCTCTGCCAG CTCTGTTTGTTAGCAAAATGCTTTAAACCTGCCCTCCCATATCTAGATGTGGACATGATGgatatttgtaaagaaaatggGGCATACGATGCAAAGCACTTTTTATGTTATTACTACTATGGTGGGATGATATACACTGGGCTAAAGAACTTTGAAAGAGCACTCTACTTCTATGAACAG GCAATAACTACTCCAGCCATGGCAGTTAGTCACATTATGTTGGAATCGTATAAAAAGTATATTCTAGTTTCTTTGATACTACTTGGCAAAGTTCAACAGCTACCAAAATATACTTCCCAGATAGTTGGTAGGTTCATTAAG CCCCTTAGCAATGCTTACCATGAATTAGCACAAGTTTATTCTACCAATAAACCCTCGGAGCTTCGAAATCTGGTGAACAAACACAGTGAAACATTCACAAGGGATAACAATATGGGGCTGGTTAAGCAATGCTTGTCATCTCTCTACAAAAAGAATATTCAGAGGCTAACCAAG ACGTTTTTAACGTTGTCGTTACAAGACATGGCAAGTCGAGTTCAGTTGTCGGGGCcccaagaagcagaaaagtacGTCCTCCACATG ATAGAAGATGGTGAAATCTTTGCAAGTATTAATCAGAAGGATGGTATGGTCTGTTTCCACGATAATCCTGAGAAGTATAACAATCCAGCTATGCTTCATAACATTGATCAGGAG atgCTGAAATGTATAGAGCTTGATGAACGACTGAAAGCCATGGATCAAGAGATCACTGTGAACCCTCAGTTTGTGCAGAAG AGTATGGGCTCTCAAGAAGATGACTCAGGGACCAAACCATCCAGTTATTCCTGA
- the COPS3 gene encoding COP9 signalosome complex subunit 3 isoform X2, with protein sequence MQMNTNQLTSIHADLCQLCLLAKCFKPALPYLDVDMMDICKENGAYDAKHFLCYYYYGGMIYTGLKNFERALYFYEQAITTPAMAVSHIMLESYKKYILVSLILLGKVQQLPKYTSQIVGRFIKTFLTLSLQDMASRVQLSGPQEAEKYVLHMIEDGEIFASINQKDGMVCFHDNPEKYNNPAMLHNIDQEMLKCIELDERLKAMDQEITVNPQFVQKSMGSQEDDSGTKPSSYS encoded by the exons ATGCAGATGAACACAAACCAGCTGACCTCAATACATGCAGATCTCTGCCAG CTCTGTTTGTTAGCAAAATGCTTTAAACCTGCCCTCCCATATCTAGATGTGGACATGATGgatatttgtaaagaaaatggGGCATACGATGCAAAGCACTTTTTATGTTATTACTACTATGGTGGGATGATATACACTGGGCTAAAGAACTTTGAAAGAGCACTCTACTTCTATGAACAG GCAATAACTACTCCAGCCATGGCAGTTAGTCACATTATGTTGGAATCGTATAAAAAGTATATTCTAGTTTCTTTGATACTACTTGGCAAAGTTCAACAGCTACCAAAATATACTTCCCAGATAGTTGGTAGGTTCATTAAG ACGTTTTTAACGTTGTCGTTACAAGACATGGCAAGTCGAGTTCAGTTGTCGGGGCcccaagaagcagaaaagtacGTCCTCCACATG ATAGAAGATGGTGAAATCTTTGCAAGTATTAATCAGAAGGATGGTATGGTCTGTTTCCACGATAATCCTGAGAAGTATAACAATCCAGCTATGCTTCATAACATTGATCAGGAG atgCTGAAATGTATAGAGCTTGATGAACGACTGAAAGCCATGGATCAAGAGATCACTGTGAACCCTCAGTTTGTGCAGAAG AGTATGGGCTCTCAAGAAGATGACTCAGGGACCAAACCATCCAGTTATTCCTGA